One Alicyclobacillus acidoterrestris DNA window includes the following coding sequences:
- the asd gene encoding archaetidylserine decarboxylase (Phosphatidylserine decarboxylase is synthesized as a single chain precursor. Generation of the pyruvoyl active site from a Ser is coupled to cleavage of a Gly-Ser bond between the larger (beta) and smaller (alpha chains). It is an integral membrane protein.), translating to MKSFFVRSLLWLMPKRAYTNIIGAIVRRRFSARLIPWYARHFSINLEELAKPLQEHKSLGEFFSRKLSVEARPIANGVVSPVDGEVSSMGKIDRNILLQIKGHTYSLEELLVDAEAAASYADGWYVTLYLSPSDYHRIHAPLDCVARRYRHIPGTLYPVNVHGVSHVQRLFVRNERVVTYFDSAHGSFAMVKVGAAGVGSIVVPFGDLPSGRRRQRGPILDKPCQETFAKGEEVGYFALGSTVVLLFPPSVMLRFVVSPGDKIRMGRTIAQIGG from the coding sequence ATGAAGTCTTTTTTCGTTCGAAGCCTACTTTGGCTGATGCCAAAGCGCGCCTATACAAACATCATTGGTGCCATCGTCCGTCGCCGCTTTAGTGCGCGCCTGATCCCTTGGTATGCGCGCCATTTTTCCATTAATCTGGAGGAATTGGCCAAGCCCCTTCAGGAGCATAAGAGTTTGGGCGAGTTCTTTTCTAGAAAATTGTCGGTGGAAGCACGACCGATTGCGAATGGTGTGGTATCGCCTGTCGATGGCGAAGTCAGTTCGATGGGCAAAATTGACAGGAACATCCTTTTGCAAATCAAAGGTCATACCTACTCGCTTGAGGAACTGTTGGTCGATGCCGAGGCAGCGGCCAGCTATGCCGATGGCTGGTATGTCACTTTATATCTGAGTCCCAGTGACTATCACCGCATTCATGCGCCGTTGGACTGTGTTGCGCGCCGCTATCGACATATTCCAGGTACGCTGTATCCCGTAAACGTGCACGGGGTTTCGCATGTGCAAAGACTGTTCGTACGCAATGAGCGCGTCGTCACGTACTTTGATTCAGCGCATGGTTCGTTTGCAATGGTCAAGGTGGGCGCAGCAGGGGTTGGCAGTATCGTCGTTCCGTTTGGTGACCTGCCGTCTGGGCGCAGGCGGCAGCGTGGGCCGATTCTCGATAAACCTTGCCAAGAGACATTTGCCAAAGGGGAAGAAGTTGGCTATTTTGCTTTGGGCTCCACGGTGGTTCTCTTGTTTCCACCGTCGGTGATGCTGCGGTTTGTCGTTTCGCCGGGGGATAAAATCCGGATGGGGCGCACCATCGCGCAAATTGGGGGGTAA
- a CDS encoding NAD-dependent epimerase/dehydratase family protein, whose amino-acid sequence MKIMIAGGDGFCGWPTALYFSEKGHDVAIVDNLIRREWDKELGTQSLTPIASMDERLKAWTEKSGKSIRFYLGDLQDYEFVEHIFRDFEPEAFVHYAEQRSAPYSMIDRQHAVFTQVNNVVGNLNVLFAIKEIVPDCHLIKLGTMGEYGTPNIDIEEGYIRIVHKGREDVLPYPKQPFSFYHLSKVHDSHNIMFTCRSWGLRATDLNQGVVYGLWTNETQGDERLVNRIDYDGVFGTALNRFCIQAAVGHDLTVYGKGGQTRAFLDIRDTLQCVELAALNPADRGEFRVFNQFTEQFSVLELAQRVQNVARGMGIEAKIAHLENPRVEKEEHYYNAVHTKLLDLGLQPHLLSDELIQGLIETAGKYRERVDFDVIRPNATWR is encoded by the coding sequence GTGAAAATTATGATTGCCGGTGGAGACGGGTTTTGTGGATGGCCGACCGCGCTGTACTTCTCTGAAAAGGGACACGACGTGGCTATTGTCGACAACCTCATCCGCCGCGAGTGGGACAAAGAATTAGGAACCCAATCGCTAACACCGATTGCCTCCATGGATGAACGATTGAAAGCATGGACAGAGAAGTCTGGTAAGTCCATTCGCTTTTATCTTGGCGACTTGCAGGACTATGAGTTTGTGGAACATATCTTTAGGGACTTTGAGCCGGAAGCGTTTGTTCACTACGCTGAACAGCGTTCTGCGCCGTATTCCATGATTGATCGTCAGCATGCCGTATTCACGCAAGTGAACAACGTGGTCGGCAACCTGAACGTCCTGTTTGCAATTAAAGAGATTGTTCCAGATTGCCATCTGATTAAGTTGGGTACAATGGGAGAGTATGGGACGCCAAATATCGATATCGAAGAAGGGTACATCCGAATTGTCCACAAGGGCCGCGAAGATGTCCTTCCGTATCCGAAACAGCCGTTCTCGTTCTACCATCTGTCTAAGGTTCACGACAGCCACAACATCATGTTCACATGCCGTTCGTGGGGCCTTCGTGCGACCGACTTGAACCAAGGTGTCGTTTATGGTCTGTGGACCAACGAGACACAGGGCGACGAACGTTTGGTCAACCGTATTGATTACGACGGTGTGTTTGGAACCGCGTTGAATCGCTTCTGTATCCAAGCTGCAGTCGGACATGATTTGACTGTCTACGGAAAAGGCGGCCAAACCCGTGCGTTCCTCGATATCCGCGACACGCTCCAATGTGTTGAACTGGCTGCGCTCAATCCTGCCGATAGAGGCGAATTCCGCGTATTCAACCAGTTTACGGAGCAGTTCTCCGTGCTCGAATTGGCACAGCGTGTTCAGAACGTGGCACGAGGGATGGGTATTGAAGCAAAGATTGCGCATCTCGAGAATCCGCGTGTGGAGAAGGAAGAGCACTACTATAATGCGGTTCACACCAAGCTGTTAGATCTTGGATTGCAGCCGCACCTGTTGTCTGATGAGTTGATTCAAGGGTTGATTGAAACCGCTGGGAAATACCGTGAACGCGTCGATTTTGACGTAATCCGACCGAATGCAACCTGGAGGTAA
- a CDS encoding glycosyltransferase family 4 protein — translation MRIAMFTETFLPSTDGIVTRLRATLNYLEQEGHEVLMFAPSGAPAKYASATIVGIPAMPFILYPEKRYALPLPRIGRAIKRFQPDLIHAVNPAFLGLGGIYYAWRYHLPLIASYHTNVPAYARHYKLNFLEPALWWYFRTLHNRADINLATSRATMNELEKQGFLNLGLWERGVDVELFQQAKRSTEMRRRLAPKAGPNDPVLLYVGRLASEKNIERIRPCLDEFPDLHLAIVGDGPYRRDLEQIFAGTNAHFTGYMHGAELAEAYASADAFLFPSTTETLGLVLFEAMATGLPVLAADSPPTREVLENGRAGFIFDSSSDAAMIECVRQLLTDDERRRAIQQRGLEIAKTLDWEGPSRQLLEHYEAVCKAHKLVPRPVQSGTR, via the coding sequence ATGCGAATAGCGATGTTTACGGAGACGTTTTTGCCATCGACAGACGGAATTGTGACACGATTGCGTGCCACGCTCAATTATTTGGAGCAGGAAGGGCATGAAGTGTTGATGTTCGCGCCGTCTGGCGCGCCGGCGAAATACGCCTCCGCGACCATCGTAGGGATTCCGGCCATGCCGTTTATCCTGTACCCAGAAAAGCGGTACGCGTTGCCGCTACCGCGGATTGGCCGAGCAATCAAACGGTTTCAACCCGATTTGATTCACGCGGTCAATCCCGCGTTTCTAGGGTTAGGCGGCATCTACTACGCATGGCGTTACCATCTGCCGCTCATCGCGTCATATCACACGAATGTGCCGGCCTATGCGCGGCATTATAAGCTCAATTTCTTGGAGCCTGCATTGTGGTGGTATTTCCGTACATTGCACAACCGTGCGGATATAAATTTAGCCACTTCTCGCGCCACGATGAACGAGTTAGAAAAGCAGGGATTTTTGAACCTTGGCCTGTGGGAACGCGGTGTGGATGTCGAGTTGTTTCAACAGGCGAAGCGTTCGACGGAGATGCGCAGGCGCCTCGCACCGAAGGCCGGGCCTAATGACCCAGTTCTTCTGTACGTTGGCCGCTTGGCGTCGGAGAAAAATATTGAACGCATCCGCCCCTGCTTAGACGAATTCCCCGACTTGCATTTGGCGATTGTGGGCGATGGTCCCTATCGGCGCGACTTGGAACAAATCTTTGCGGGGACGAATGCGCATTTCACTGGCTACATGCACGGCGCTGAACTGGCGGAGGCCTACGCGTCGGCGGATGCATTTTTATTCCCGTCGACCACCGAGACGTTGGGCTTGGTGTTGTTTGAAGCGATGGCAACAGGGTTGCCTGTGCTTGCTGCGGACAGTCCTCCGACACGCGAGGTTTTGGAGAATGGACGGGCCGGGTTCATTTTCGATTCTTCTTCGGATGCCGCGATGATTGAGTGCGTGCGGCAATTGTTGACGGACGACGAACGTCGGCGTGCTATTCAGCAACGCGGTTTGGAAATTGCCAAAACGCTAGACTGGGAAGGGCCGAGTCGGCAACTTCTGGAACATTACGAGGCGGTTTGCAAAGCACATAAATTAGTTCCGCGGCCGGTTCAGTCAGGTACGCGATAA
- a CDS encoding amidase has product MAMTTLPETLVASLQMLRRRAYTALELTNHCLERIQSVNPDLNAFLSVSDDYARQRAAAVDTLYETFPEALGPLAGIPISIKDLIDTSFSKTTYGSQIYRDFQPQANATVVNRLEQAQAVIVGKTHLHEFAYGITNENPHFGPARNPVDRERMTGGSSGGSAASVKAALVLASIGTDTGGSIRIPASLTGIVGYKPTHGLVPVDGVLPLAQTLDHVGPLTRTVRDAALVTDVLTGAHGTSQSLFAALDQAAHTPLCIGIPQGLIDRFGTAPVKRHFASILGFLQEKGLVIHQEEIRFDENEVATHQGNIQGAEAFAVHQARLQAHRHLYGADVLERLETSGQVSAQEYIQSLTFRTVFQRVIEQWFVNLDVILLPTTPVTAPKLGTEYIDIAEGTTHIRPLMTRFTNPWNLSGVPAISIPAGTIDGLPFGLQLVGGMGRDAQLLRIAEQVERCLAERNE; this is encoded by the coding sequence ATGGCCATGACAACACTGCCCGAGACGCTCGTCGCCAGTCTTCAAATGCTAAGGCGCCGCGCGTACACGGCACTTGAATTGACGAATCATTGCCTGGAGCGCATTCAATCGGTCAACCCCGATTTGAATGCGTTCTTGAGCGTAAGCGACGACTATGCGCGGCAAAGAGCCGCCGCCGTCGACACACTCTACGAAACATTTCCGGAAGCACTTGGCCCACTCGCAGGCATACCGATATCCATCAAAGATTTGATTGACACCTCGTTCTCCAAAACCACCTATGGAAGTCAGATTTACCGCGACTTCCAGCCGCAGGCGAACGCTACAGTCGTGAATCGCCTCGAGCAAGCACAGGCCGTCATCGTCGGCAAGACGCACCTCCACGAGTTTGCCTACGGCATCACCAACGAAAACCCTCATTTTGGGCCTGCACGAAATCCGGTTGACCGTGAACGAATGACGGGCGGATCGAGTGGCGGTAGCGCCGCATCCGTCAAGGCGGCACTCGTCCTCGCTAGCATTGGCACGGATACTGGCGGGAGCATTCGCATTCCTGCATCCTTAACGGGGATTGTCGGTTACAAGCCGACACACGGCCTTGTGCCCGTGGACGGGGTGCTCCCCCTTGCTCAAACGCTCGATCACGTCGGCCCCCTCACACGCACCGTCCGCGATGCGGCGCTTGTGACCGACGTGCTCACCGGCGCACACGGGACGAGCCAATCCCTGTTCGCCGCACTGGACCAGGCTGCGCATACCCCCCTCTGCATCGGTATTCCGCAAGGGCTGATTGACCGATTCGGTACCGCGCCAGTCAAGCGGCACTTTGCATCCATTCTCGGCTTTCTGCAGGAGAAAGGCCTTGTCATCCACCAGGAGGAAATTCGCTTTGACGAGAACGAAGTTGCCACACACCAAGGCAACATTCAAGGCGCGGAGGCATTCGCCGTCCATCAAGCTCGACTACAGGCGCACAGGCACCTATACGGAGCGGACGTGCTAGAACGCCTGGAGACGTCGGGTCAGGTATCTGCCCAGGAATACATCCAGAGTTTGACCTTCCGTACAGTATTTCAGCGCGTCATCGAACAGTGGTTTGTCAATCTCGACGTCATCCTTCTACCCACCACGCCGGTGACCGCACCGAAACTCGGCACAGAATACATCGACATCGCAGAAGGAACCACCCACATTCGGCCACTCATGACGCGCTTCACCAATCCATGGAATTTATCGGGCGTACCGGCCATTTCCATTCCTGCTGGTACGATTGATGGCTTGCCGTTTGGCCTCCAACTCGTCGGTGGCATGGGACGAGACGCGCAGTTATTGCGGATTGCCGAACAAGTTGAACGATGTCTAGCAGAGCGAAACGAGTAA
- a CDS encoding CBS domain-containing protein: MFIRNCLTPVSELVLIRPNETIRAALQKMSKHLSLPCIDDEEQFLGIVSKRSIFEAFETFYKAENGSYERFLDQPIGTCVLRDVPKLSLDHHFEDTIEIITKIPFVPIVQGEQFLGIVKRSNVQNALAVAFAKNVESDRLLLGVPEVEGAFERMFNATHRLGVSVVTCVPFDAGEPLNRRVLLKVRKSSKLNTLVEDLERAGFLVIQVNG; this comes from the coding sequence GTGTTTATCCGCAACTGCTTAACGCCAGTTTCCGAATTGGTGCTCATTCGCCCAAATGAAACCATCCGCGCTGCACTACAAAAAATGTCGAAACATCTGAGTTTGCCATGCATCGATGACGAGGAACAGTTCCTAGGCATTGTCAGCAAGCGCAGCATCTTCGAAGCGTTCGAAACGTTTTACAAGGCGGAAAATGGTTCATATGAACGTTTTCTGGACCAGCCGATTGGCACCTGCGTCCTTCGTGACGTCCCAAAACTCAGCTTAGATCATCACTTTGAGGACACCATCGAAATCATCACAAAAATCCCGTTTGTCCCCATCGTGCAAGGAGAGCAGTTTCTCGGCATCGTCAAGCGCAGCAATGTACAAAATGCGCTCGCGGTCGCATTTGCGAAAAATGTCGAATCAGATCGGCTGCTTTTGGGCGTACCGGAAGTGGAAGGCGCATTTGAGCGAATGTTCAACGCGACCCATCGCCTCGGCGTCAGCGTTGTGACCTGCGTTCCTTTTGACGCGGGAGAGCCTTTAAACCGCCGCGTACTGTTAAAAGTACGGAAATCCAGCAAGTTGAACACCCTCGTCGAAGACTTGGAACGCGCTGGGTTCCTCGTTATCCAAGTCAACGGATAA
- the rsmD gene encoding 16S rRNA (guanine(966)-N(2))-methyltransferase RsmD, with protein sequence MRVIAGKWKGHSLQAPKGRDTRPTTDRVKESMFNLLPHQLEGDIVVDLFAGSGALGIEALSRGAKRAVFVDADRRAFNVVRENLTKLDALAQATVWSLDWRRAVAKLSAEVPDVDWVFLDPPYDKALWEPVAMALAEHVQIHGGIVCETPKHHTLPPDMGGFVQVKYKVYGDIAVSVYQPQN encoded by the coding sequence GTGCGCGTCATCGCGGGAAAGTGGAAAGGCCATTCACTGCAAGCGCCAAAGGGGCGAGATACCAGGCCGACGACCGACAGGGTGAAAGAGTCGATGTTCAACCTGTTGCCGCATCAGTTGGAGGGCGACATTGTCGTTGATTTATTTGCAGGCTCCGGCGCGCTTGGAATCGAAGCGCTCAGCCGTGGAGCGAAAAGGGCGGTATTTGTCGATGCCGATAGGCGCGCGTTCAATGTCGTGCGGGAGAATCTCACGAAACTCGACGCGCTTGCGCAGGCGACGGTATGGAGCCTGGATTGGCGGCGGGCCGTCGCGAAACTCTCGGCGGAAGTACCAGATGTCGATTGGGTGTTTCTAGATCCGCCGTATGACAAGGCGTTATGGGAACCCGTGGCGATGGCACTCGCAGAGCATGTCCAGATTCACGGAGGGATTGTTTGCGAGACGCCGAAACACCACACACTCCCACCCGACATGGGTGGATTTGTTCAGGTAAAGTATAAAGTGTATGGCGATATCGCCGTCAGCGTCTACCAACCACAGAATTGA
- the coaD gene encoding pantetheine-phosphate adenylyltransferase, with protein MRRAVYPGTFDPITNGHLDILRHVVGLFDEIIVGVLHNPAKHPLFTVDERVEFAREATQGYANVSVASFSGLLVDFCRARDASYIVRGVRNPADLQVEMQMAQMNESLYPEVHTLFVPASPALSFVSSSLVKDIASHGGSVRAFVSDVVNDALVRRIGQNGANAEG; from the coding sequence ATGCGTCGCGCCGTCTATCCTGGCACATTTGATCCGATTACAAATGGACATTTAGATATCTTACGGCATGTCGTTGGGCTGTTTGACGAGATCATCGTCGGCGTTCTTCACAATCCGGCGAAGCACCCGTTGTTTACGGTCGATGAACGGGTCGAATTCGCACGTGAGGCGACACAGGGATATGCCAACGTGTCTGTCGCCTCGTTTTCTGGCTTGTTAGTCGATTTTTGTCGCGCAAGGGACGCTTCGTATATCGTTCGAGGCGTTCGTAACCCTGCGGATTTGCAGGTGGAAATGCAAATGGCGCAGATGAACGAGTCGCTGTATCCCGAGGTACATACGCTATTTGTACCTGCGTCTCCAGCATTGTCGTTTGTCAGCTCGTCGTTAGTCAAGGATATTGCCTCACATGGCGGATCGGTGCGAGCGTTTGTATCAGACGTCGTAAACGATGCATTGGTACGTCGTATTGGGCAGAATGGGGCGAATGCCGAGGGGTGA
- a CDS encoding patatin-like phospholipase family protein produces MCERKLGLALGSGGAKGFAHIGVLAALTDYGIPVHAVAGSSMGGLVGAVYAMGTSPRMLRGLAISLKRRHWLDFTVPKMGLIQGARVEQLIGLLTRNGTFDDTVIPLAVVATDLIRRQLVVFRSGNIAQAVRASISIPGVFVPVVRDGAVYVDGGVLQRVPVAAAWELGCDVVLGVDVGVTPVGTVPKSIMDVIMQSLEMMQEQVCGEVNSGSSLTITPEVTHIGTGQFTRAAEAIEIGYAATVERIDEIKRLLQPVQSLG; encoded by the coding sequence ATGTGCGAGCGCAAGCTCGGGCTTGCCTTAGGATCCGGTGGTGCAAAAGGTTTTGCGCATATTGGGGTCCTTGCCGCGTTGACAGACTATGGGATTCCTGTCCACGCCGTGGCGGGATCTAGTATGGGCGGGCTCGTTGGTGCAGTCTATGCAATGGGAACTTCACCGCGCATGTTGCGTGGCCTCGCTATCAGTTTGAAACGTCGACATTGGCTCGACTTCACCGTTCCAAAGATGGGGTTAATTCAAGGGGCGAGAGTGGAACAGTTAATTGGACTCTTGACCCGCAATGGCACGTTTGACGACACGGTCATTCCGCTGGCCGTGGTCGCGACGGATCTCATTCGCCGCCAGTTGGTCGTTTTTCGCAGCGGCAATATTGCGCAGGCGGTGCGGGCCAGCATTTCGATTCCCGGCGTATTTGTCCCGGTTGTCCGCGACGGCGCCGTGTATGTCGATGGTGGCGTTCTCCAGCGTGTACCGGTGGCTGCGGCGTGGGAATTGGGGTGTGACGTGGTCCTCGGGGTCGACGTCGGGGTGACGCCGGTCGGTACAGTGCCGAAGTCGATTATGGATGTCATTATGCAAAGTCTTGAGATGATGCAAGAACAAGTGTGCGGTGAGGTAAACAGCGGATCATCATTGACTATCACACCAGAAGTTACGCATATTGGGACAGGGCAATTTACGCGGGCCGCCGAGGCCATTGAGATTGGCTATGCCGCGACCGTCGAGCGGATAGACGAGATTAAACGCCTGTTGCAACCTGTGCAATCGCTCGGGTAA
- a CDS encoding YceD family protein, with product MQLNIKSIKREGNVEFDQTERLTRITEEVVDVKDIDPARITGTATWADPIVLVEGTIDTNVHYVCSRCLTEFERPLSTRLSRAYAVDAGQAEEDIPLVEGELLDLTPDIEESVFLSLDERPLCQADCQGLCAECGCNRNHETCSCDTRKIDPRLAALKDLLSDDETEYDGER from the coding sequence ATGCAACTAAACATCAAGTCCATCAAGCGCGAGGGAAATGTCGAATTTGATCAGACGGAGCGATTGACGCGGATAACCGAGGAGGTTGTCGACGTGAAGGATATCGATCCCGCTCGAATCACGGGTACGGCCACGTGGGCGGATCCGATTGTATTGGTAGAGGGTACGATTGACACGAATGTCCACTACGTCTGCAGCCGCTGTCTAACGGAGTTTGAACGCCCGCTCTCCACGCGGTTGTCGCGCGCTTATGCGGTGGATGCTGGTCAGGCTGAGGAAGATATTCCGTTGGTCGAGGGAGAACTGCTCGATTTGACGCCAGATATCGAGGAGTCTGTATTTTTGAGCCTGGATGAGCGCCCGCTCTGCCAGGCGGATTGTCAGGGGCTATGTGCGGAGTGCGGCTGCAATCGCAATCATGAGACGTGTTCTTGCGACACGCGCAAAATCGATCCTCGATTGGCCGCATTAAAAGACTTGCTTTCAGATGATGAAACAGAGTATGATGGTGAGCGGTAG
- the rpmF gene encoding 50S ribosomal protein L32, whose product MAVQQHRSSKTRKRLRRTHFKLEKPTLVTCPQCGEYKLPHHACKNCGTYKGRTVIAVK is encoded by the coding sequence TTGGCAGTACAACAACATCGTAGTTCTAAAACGAGAAAACGTCTACGTCGAACGCACTTTAAACTTGAAAAACCAACCTTGGTGACTTGCCCACAGTGCGGCGAATACAAGCTCCCGCACCACGCGTGCAAAAACTGCGGTACGTATAAGGGACGAACAGTCATCGCAGTGAAATAA
- the fapR gene encoding transcription factor FapR has translation MKKSERRYALVALLEQNPFATDEQLAERFGVSVATIRLDRSALHIPEARERIRRVASDRQDELRSLDEQELIGRLIKLELNRYAESELTVQPVHVFRKTGIVRGHILFAQINSLATALMDADVALTAKAELRFYRPVRLGDNVRARVDVIGEHGDVVRCRAVSQVNSEIAVQGIVWVHKDPANLGADFMDEGEAR, from the coding sequence CTGAAAAAGTCTGAACGACGCTATGCTTTAGTTGCTTTGTTAGAGCAAAATCCGTTTGCTACAGACGAACAACTTGCGGAGCGGTTTGGCGTCAGTGTTGCGACCATCCGCCTGGATAGGAGCGCACTGCACATCCCGGAAGCGCGAGAGCGGATTCGGCGTGTCGCGTCAGACCGTCAGGATGAGTTGCGCTCATTGGACGAACAAGAATTGATTGGGCGCCTGATTAAGCTGGAACTCAACCGGTATGCAGAGTCGGAGTTGACAGTGCAGCCTGTCCATGTCTTTCGCAAGACTGGTATTGTGCGTGGACATATTTTATTTGCGCAGATAAACTCTCTTGCGACGGCCTTGATGGATGCAGATGTGGCCCTCACTGCGAAGGCGGAGTTGCGGTTCTACCGCCCCGTTCGCCTGGGGGATAACGTTCGGGCGCGGGTCGACGTGATTGGCGAACATGGAGACGTCGTTCGCTGTCGCGCGGTAAGTCAAGTGAATTCGGAGATAGCCGTCCAGGGCATCGTTTGGGTACACAAAGACCCGGCGAACCTCGGTGCGGATTTTATGGATGAGGGGGAAGCTCGGTGA
- the plsX gene encoding phosphate acyltransferase PlsX, with the protein MTMAVDAMGGDYAPNAPVEAVCQAATSFSDTRFVLIGDESQILAAVKGNLPNNVTLKHTDVVIEGDDEPVRAVRRKPESSLVLAAKMVADGEADVMVSAGNTGAIMAAGMLVIGRLPSVDRPALAPVLPTFDGRGVLLLDAGATMDASAENLVTYAYMATEYAKHVLDIENPRVGLLNVGTEDTKGNAVVKQTFSLLTQSRLNFVGNVEAREMMAGSVADVVVCDGFVGNVVLKLAEGIGLGLFSGIKDTLTSSLMTRIAGGLIRGKLRGFRDRYDWAEHGGAPFLGVAGGLIKAHGSSNARAWYMALSQGRKFIANDVLTKLSAAMEERK; encoded by the coding sequence ATCACGATGGCCGTAGATGCGATGGGTGGGGATTACGCGCCCAACGCGCCGGTAGAAGCCGTGTGCCAAGCTGCTACATCGTTTTCCGACACACGGTTTGTGTTGATTGGGGACGAATCACAGATTTTGGCGGCGGTAAAGGGGAATCTTCCGAACAACGTGACGCTGAAGCATACCGATGTAGTCATTGAAGGGGATGACGAACCGGTTCGAGCGGTTCGTCGCAAACCTGAATCTTCCCTGGTTTTGGCGGCCAAAATGGTTGCCGATGGGGAAGCGGATGTGATGGTCTCCGCCGGTAATACGGGGGCGATTATGGCTGCGGGCATGCTCGTTATCGGTCGGCTGCCAAGCGTTGACCGTCCCGCGTTGGCGCCGGTTCTACCGACGTTTGATGGGAGAGGGGTTCTTCTTCTCGATGCGGGAGCAACGATGGACGCTTCGGCAGAAAATCTGGTGACCTATGCATATATGGCTACAGAATATGCCAAGCACGTTCTTGATATTGAGAACCCACGCGTGGGGCTGCTCAATGTTGGGACAGAGGATACCAAGGGCAATGCGGTTGTAAAGCAGACCTTTTCACTACTCACGCAATCACGGCTGAACTTTGTCGGCAACGTCGAAGCACGTGAAATGATGGCTGGGTCGGTTGCTGACGTCGTCGTCTGCGACGGTTTTGTCGGCAACGTCGTGTTGAAGTTGGCGGAGGGCATTGGATTAGGGCTGTTCAGCGGCATTAAAGACACGCTGACATCGAGTTTGATGACGCGCATCGCAGGTGGGCTCATCCGCGGTAAACTGCGGGGGTTCCGCGATAGATACGATTGGGCTGAGCATGGTGGCGCTCCGTTTCTGGGCGTTGCGGGCGGCTTGATTAAGGCGCACGGCAGCAGCAATGCGCGCGCTTGGTATATGGCGTTATCGCAAGGTCGGAAGTTTATTGCAAACGACGTCTTAACAAAGTTGTCGGCTGCGATGGAAGAGCGCAAGTGA
- the fabD gene encoding ACP S-malonyltransferase: protein MLTGIVFPGQGSQYVGMGKSLIEAYPTARRTFEEADERLGFHLTKLCLEGPEEQLRLTYHTQPALLTASIAFYRVLTERVQLNPIVAAGHSLGEYSALVAAGALAFGDAVHLVHRRGQLMDEAVPAGQGAMAAVLGLDEEPLTSVCAQAMEQTGEVVELANLNCPGQIVISGTAAGVQAAAALAKEQGAKRVIPLTVSGPFHCSLMRAAADSFGALLDETAIKDASIPVVANVDGVANKDASQIREALKRQLYSPVRWTDDVQAMRRMGVERIVEIGPGTVLSGLIRKIDRGISTAHVEDEATLAEVIELFSN, encoded by the coding sequence ATGTTGACGGGAATCGTCTTCCCAGGACAAGGTTCTCAGTATGTGGGGATGGGTAAATCCCTGATTGAAGCGTATCCGACTGCCCGTAGGACATTCGAGGAAGCGGACGAAAGACTAGGGTTTCATTTGACCAAACTGTGTCTGGAGGGCCCGGAGGAACAATTGCGGCTCACCTATCATACGCAGCCGGCGCTGTTGACGGCGAGTATCGCATTTTATCGCGTCTTAACCGAACGCGTACAGCTAAATCCAATTGTAGCAGCTGGACATAGCCTGGGCGAATATAGCGCGTTGGTGGCAGCGGGCGCACTGGCATTTGGCGATGCGGTACATCTCGTACATAGACGGGGGCAACTGATGGACGAAGCGGTTCCCGCTGGACAGGGCGCGATGGCGGCCGTCCTCGGGTTGGATGAAGAACCGCTCACCTCCGTGTGTGCACAAGCGATGGAACAGACGGGCGAAGTGGTGGAATTGGCGAATCTCAACTGCCCGGGTCAAATTGTGATCTCAGGGACGGCTGCAGGTGTACAGGCTGCCGCCGCACTGGCCAAGGAACAAGGCGCCAAGCGGGTGATTCCGTTGACCGTCAGTGGACCGTTCCATTGTAGTTTGATGCGCGCGGCCGCGGATTCGTTTGGCGCACTGTTGGACGAGACCGCCATCAAAGACGCATCGATTCCAGTGGTCGCGAACGTGGATGGTGTCGCCAACAAGGATGCATCGCAGATTCGGGAGGCATTAAAACGGCAGTTGTACTCCCCGGTGCGGTGGACGGACGACGTGCAGGCGATGCGCCGCATGGGCGTGGAACGGATTGTGGAGATTGGACCTGGAACCGTCCTTTCTGGTTTAATCCGCAAAATTGATAGAGGGATTTCAACTGCGCATGTGGAAGATGAAGCTACACTTGCGGAAGTGATTGAACTGTTCAGCAACTAG